The following coding sequences lie in one Arachis hypogaea cultivar Tifrunner chromosome 9, arahy.Tifrunner.gnm2.J5K5, whole genome shotgun sequence genomic window:
- the LOC112711677 gene encoding F-box protein PP2-A13, with translation MGAGISLSTSNKCDYDDGKPGLGDIPESCISRLLMNLDPPEICQLARVNRAFHRASSADFVWESKLPQTYKFLAKKVFAQHNIIASMTKKDIYTKLCLPNRFDAGTKEVWLDKWSGQICLFMSSKSFNITGIDDRRYWNYIPTEESRFKSVAYLQQMWWVEVVGELEFEFPVGSYTLFFRLQLGMASKRKGRRVCNVDQVHGWDIKPVRFQLSTSHGHLSHSESYLTSPGEWIHYRVGDFIVDRPNEPTKLKFSLAQIDCTHTKGGLCIDGAIICPTQFSHKIILF, from the exons ATGGGGGCTGGTATTTCTTTGTCAACTTCAAACAAGTGTGATTATGATGATGGAAAGCCAGGTCTTGGGGACATACCAGAGAGCTGCATATCAAGGTTGCTGATGAATCTGGATCCACCAGAAATATGCCAACTGGCTAGAGTGAACCGCGCTTTTCACAGAGCTTCCTCAGCTGATTTTGTGTGGGAATCAAAGTTGCCACAAACCTACAAGTTCCTTGCCAAAAAAGTCTTTGCTCAACACAATATTATTGCTTCTATGACTAAGAAAGACATTTATACAAAACTATGTTTACCCAATCGCTTCGATGCTGGCACCAAG GAAGTTTGGTTGGATAAATGGAGCGGACAAATTTGTTTGTTCATGTCATCCAAGTCCTTCAACATAACAGGAATAGATGATAGAAGATATTGGAATTATATTCCAACTGAAGAATCCAg GTTCAAGAGCGTTGCCTATCTTCAACAAATGTGGTGGGTTGAGGTGGTGGGGGAGCTAGAGTTTGAATTCCCTGTGGGCAGCTACACCCTATTTTTCAGACTCCAATTGGGCATGGCCTCTAAAAGAAAGGGCCGCCGTGTGTGCAACGTGGACCAAGTCCATGGCTGGGACATCAAGCCCGTCCGATTTCAACTCTCCACATCACACGGCCATCTTTCTCACTCAGAGTCTTATTTGACTAGCCCAGGGGAGTGGATCCACTACCGTGTTGGAGATTTTATTGTTGATAGGCCCAATGAGCCCACTAAACTGAAGTTCTCTTTGGCCCAAATTGATTGCACTCACACCAAAGGTGGCCTCTGCATAGATGGTGCCATCATCTGCCCAACCCAGTTTAGCCACAAAATTATACTCTTCTAG